The Dehalococcoidales bacterium genomic sequence GGTATCAGGCATCACCATCTACCTCATATTCCCGTCTATGTTCTCCGGGATAAGTGACCTCAGCTATATATCACCGCTCAACCTGGCAGTGGAGATGTACAAGGGAGAAACATTCGGACTGAGTGAGTATCTCCTCTCCACCACACCGATGTACCTTATCTTCGGGCTGGGGATGTTCATCGGGACACGCGTCTTCAACGAGGAGTACCTCATGGGCTTCCGACCGCTTCACCAGAAACTGGGCGAGGCGCTCCATCTTACGATAAACAAGAGGCATCCGCACCTGTCCATATTCCTCCTCAGCATTTTCGTCATCCCGGCGGTCTTCATGGTGCAGCTGGCCTCGATAGCTATTGCCTTCAATCTACCGATGGCCTACGCCATGGGTACCGTACTGGCGTTGTCCGTTGTCGTGGAAGAGATTGCCAAATCCGCCGGAATCGCTGTCCTCCTGCAGAATGGCGTGGTGAAGTCTACAAAGGCCGTGATTACTCTATCGTTCGTTGCTGCCCTGGGTTTCTTTGCCGGTGAGAAGCTGCTGCTTTATGTTGCCCTTAAGGTGATATCCGAATCCATGTTCACTACGGCTATCTTCGGTTCGGGTCTCCTGATAATGCCTCTGCTCGCCCACTTTATCTTCACCTCTTTCGTGTGCCTGATAACGGCCCGCTTCGGCGTGAAACGATATCCATTGGCGATAATCGCCGGTTCCGTCCTTCATATTCTGTACAATCTTACCGTAGTGGGAGTGCTATCATGAACAGGTTCTTCGCCATGGTACGGAGAGAACTGAAGTCCATTACGAAAGAGAAGACGATTATACTGGCCATTGTCATTCAGCTTTTCATTGCGTCTTTTTCCTCGGTCATCGTCACCGGTCTGATGGCATTCTACGACCCCGACTCCATCGGGCAAAGCACAAAAATGACAGTCACAGTAGGCGTAGTCGACCAGACCGACGGACCGCTGGTGGGAATACTGAAAAAGGAGAGTCTCAGGGTAAAGTCACTACCCGATGCCGCCAGTGCCGAGAGTGCCTTCCGGACCGGCCAGGTGGATACCGTCCTCCTTGTACCGGAGAAGGTCGGGAACGTGGTGAATATGAAGCTGATGCTGCCTGAGCTGGACTCCAAGGCAACCGTGATAATGATGGTACTCAAGGAGCCGTTGAAGCAATACGAGTCCTATCTACGCGAGCAGAACGGTATCGCCATGCAATATACGGACCTGCACGCCCGGACAGACACCAGCTACGAGTTCCTGTACTCGCTGATTCTGCCGATACTCATGTTCTTCCCCGCCCTGCTGGCAGGGAGTATCGTCATCGACACCGTGTCGGAGGAGGTTGAGAACAAGACACTGGATACCCTCCGCTCGGCACCGGTTTCACTCAACCAGATACTCGGGGCCAAGGTGTGTGCCGCGGTTATTACCGTGCTACTCCAATGTACGGCCTGGGCGCTGCTGCTGCGACTGAACCACCTGTACATAGAGAACCTTGGCCTGGTACTCTTGCTTAGTGTTACCATTGGTACCATCGTATCCGTGGGTGCTGCCGCCGCCTCGCTCTACTTCAAGGACAGGGAGAGGGCGCAGTTTGCCTACTCCATGGTGCTGGTGGTGATGGTCGGCCTGAGTTACCTGGTCAGTCCGTCACCATTCAGTCTGATGGCGAGACTGGCTACCGGCAGTCATTACACCGGTACCCTGGATGTGTTACTGTACATGGTACCCCTCATCGTCCTCGGTGCGGCATTCTTCAGGTGGTCGGGCAGATTGTTGTCGACCCAGAGTGTCCGCTAGTTCGGACAGGCAGGGTGTCATTGCGAGGAGCACCATGACGAAGCAATCTCCTGATAGCCACGAGATTGCCGCGCCTTCGCCTCGCTGCACACATCGTAAGGAAATCCCTCTGAGTCTCCCTTTGACAAAGGGAGAAGCCCTATATGGAAGGGGAGTAGCTTGCGAGGAGGGGCGCAGCCCCTCTTTCTTTTTTCTTCCCTCTTCCTCAAATGGGGAAGCGGGGTATTGGGGGATGGGGTCTCCGCCAGTGAGAAACTTCTCTTGGGCGGAAGAA encodes the following:
- a CDS encoding ABC transporter permease, coding for MNRFFAMVRRELKSITKEKTIILAIVIQLFIASFSSVIVTGLMAFYDPDSIGQSTKMTVTVGVVDQTDGPLVGILKKESLRVKSLPDAASAESAFRTGQVDTVLLVPEKVGNVVNMKLMLPELDSKATVIMMVLKEPLKQYESYLREQNGIAMQYTDLHARTDTSYEFLYSLILPILMFFPALLAGSIVIDTVSEEVENKTLDTLRSAPVSLNQILGAKVCAAVITVLLQCTAWALLLRLNHLYIENLGLVLLLSVTIGTIVSVGAAAASLYFKDRERAQFAYSMVLVVMVGLSYLVSPSPFSLMARLATGSHYTGTLDVLLYMVPLIVLGAAFFRWSGRLLSTQSVR